The following is a genomic window from Niabella soli DSM 19437.
CCGGCGAAACTATTTACGAACAAAAAGACTGCCGGCAGTTGTTCCTGCCAAAACAATCGGGCTCAACCCTTACCGTATACGACACCTGGATGGCAACAAGCGCCATTGAAAATACTTTTTATACCGCCCCCTTTAAAGAAGTGCTGCTGCCTGAATACTGCAACAATCAGGCACCTTCTATAGCGGACGAAGCTTCCCATACATTTATTATCAAAGCGCCTTTATTAAAGGAAAATGAAGTCGTTTGTTTATTAGGAAGTGCGGAAGAGCTGCACCATTGGAAAACAGATGCGCCGGTCTTAATGGAAAAACAGGGCGACAGTTGGGTAACTACTGTGGCACTAACCAAAAACCTTTTGAGTTTTCAATACAAATACGGTGTTTTTAATACGGATAAAAAACGGTTCATTGGTTTTGAAGAACAGGAGAACCGGTTGCTTCCTCATCCCTCCCTGCAGGACAGCAAAATAATTTTACAGGATGGATTTATCCGTTTGCCAAACAATGACTGGCGCGGTGCAGGAGTGTCTATTCCGGTGTTTAGCCTCAGGAGCGAAAACGGGTTGGGCATTGGCGAGTTTAATGATCTGAAACCATTGGCGGATTGGGCGCGCGAAACGGGGTTGAAACTGATCCAGATCCTTCCCGTAAACGATACCACTGCTACTTTTACCTGGCGCGACTCCTACCCTTATGCAGCCATTTCTGCGTTTGCCCTGCACCCCATCTATCTGAACATAGAATCAGTTGCCGGCAACGCCGACCCTGCGCTTGCCGCAGAACTGGACATTGAAAAAAAGCGATTAAACACCCTGGCCGCTATTGATTATGAAGCAGTATTAAAGGCTAAAATTACGCTGTTAAAAAAGATCTTTGATTCCGCGGGAAAAGAGCAATTAAAGACACCCGGCTATACCGCTTTCTTTAAAATCAACCAGCATTGGCTGCAACCTTACGCGGTATTTTCTTACCTCAGGGATAAATACAAAACGGTAGATTATTCAAAATGGGAAGATCATGCTGTTTACACGGAAGCGGCTGTAGCAGCTCTTTTTAAGAATAATCCGGTTGTTGCATTTTATTGCTTCCTCCAATATCACCTCCACTTACAGTTAAAAGATGCTGTTGCCTACGCACATAAAAAGGGAATCGTGATCAAAGGAGACATTCCCATCGGTGTTTTCCGGTACGGAAGCGATACCTGGACGGCGCCAGAGCTCTACCATATGGAGTTACAGGCAGGCGCCCCGCCGGATGACTTTGCCGTAAACGGGCAGAATTGGGGTTTTCCTACCTATAACTGGCAACGTATGCAGGACGATCAGTTTGCCTGGTGGAGCAGCCGGTTTAAACAAATGAGCCACTATTTTGACGCGTTCCGTATTGACCATATCCTGGGCTTTTTTAGGATATGGAGCATTCCGATAACAGCCGTCCAGGGAATTATGGGCTATTTTGATCGGGCCATTGGCATTACCGCCGATGAATTTTATGAACGGGGGATCCAGTTCAGCGAGGACCGTTTTTGTAATCCTTTTATGAACAACATTGTGCTGGGGCAGTTATTCGGGGACAACGCCGCGGATATAAAAAGCCGGTTCTTTCACACCGAAAATGGATTCGACTATGTTTTCCTCCCTGAATTTGATACGCAGCGAAAAATAGAGACCTGGTTCACCCATCACCCCGCTGTTCACGGGGAGCCCAACTTAAAGGAATCGCTATTTCAATTACTATCGAATGTATTACTGTTAAAACAGTCATCCGGAGACGGTGTTTTTTATCATCCCCGTTTTGATCTGCAGAAAACAGCCAGTTTTCAGGCGCTGCCTTATGAGCAGCAGCAAAAGCTTACCGAATTGTATAATGATTATTTTTTCCGGAGACAGGATGCCTTCTGGAGAAAAGAATCGCTGAAAAAACTGCCCCAATTAAAAGCCGCAACCAATATGCTGGTTTGTGGAGAAGACCTGGGCCTGGTGCCTTCCAGTGTGCCGGAAGTAATGAAAGAACTGGGTATTTTAAGCCTCGAGATCCAGCGTATGCCCAAACAACCGGGGATCCGCTTCTTTGATCCGGCAAAAGCGCCTTACTTGTCTGTTGTATCGCCCTCTACCCATGACATGAGCACTATTCGCGGTTGGTGGGAAGAAGATAGCGCTGTAACCCAGGACTTTTACACCCACACGCTGCACTTGCAGGGAGAAGCGCCCGTTTCCTGTGAAGGCTGGATTAACCGGGAAATTGTGAAGCAGCACCTGTCGTCTCCCGCCATGTGGAGTATTTTCCAGTTACAGGACCTCCTGGGCATGGATGAACAGTTCCGCAGGGAGCACCCCGCGGAAGAACGGATCAATATTCCCGCTAACCCGCAACATTACTGGCGTTACCGTATGCACCTGCCGTTAAGCGCGCTCCTCGCCAACACTTCTTTTACCGCCCTTTTAAAAGAAATGATTATGAACAGCGGGCGATAATTTCAATTACTGCAACTATTTTTGCTGGGTGAATAATGTATTGATCAGACCCGTCGAAGCAACCGATAATGCTTCCCTGGCAAAAATAATCCGGAGTGCTTTTTTTGATTTTGGAGCTCCTACAAAAGGTACCGTTTTTGAAGATCCCACAACCGATGATCTCTTTGGGCTTTTCGCTGGTGCCGGTGCTGTTTTATGGGTGGCGGCAACGCCCGAAACGCTATTAGGTTGCTGTGGAATTTACCCTACAAAAGGGCTTCCGGAAGGATATGTTGAGGTTGTTAAGTTTTATCTTTCCGCTACGGCCCGGGGAAGAGGCATCGGCAGGCTTTTGCTGGCTAAGAGCCTGGAATCCGCAGCAGCACTACATTACAGGGGCGTGTACCTGGAAAGTTTACCGCAATTTGACACAGCGGTAGGTATGTATGAAAGGCTCGGCTTCAAAAGACTGGAACACCCCCTGGGTTGCTCCGGGCATACGGGTTGTACGATCTGGATGGCAAAAGAGCTTTGAGGAAAGGGT
Proteins encoded in this region:
- a CDS encoding 4-alpha-glucanotransferase translates to MKIQFNIRFHTRYGESLWISGNCKSLGANCPVPMLLMKYATYDYWSIEVDLDESCLERPLSYGYIFKNGAGETIYEQKDCRQLFLPKQSGSTLTVYDTWMATSAIENTFYTAPFKEVLLPEYCNNQAPSIADEASHTFIIKAPLLKENEVVCLLGSAEELHHWKTDAPVLMEKQGDSWVTTVALTKNLLSFQYKYGVFNTDKKRFIGFEEQENRLLPHPSLQDSKIILQDGFIRLPNNDWRGAGVSIPVFSLRSENGLGIGEFNDLKPLADWARETGLKLIQILPVNDTTATFTWRDSYPYAAISAFALHPIYLNIESVAGNADPALAAELDIEKKRLNTLAAIDYEAVLKAKITLLKKIFDSAGKEQLKTPGYTAFFKINQHWLQPYAVFSYLRDKYKTVDYSKWEDHAVYTEAAVAALFKNNPVVAFYCFLQYHLHLQLKDAVAYAHKKGIVIKGDIPIGVFRYGSDTWTAPELYHMELQAGAPPDDFAVNGQNWGFPTYNWQRMQDDQFAWWSSRFKQMSHYFDAFRIDHILGFFRIWSIPITAVQGIMGYFDRAIGITADEFYERGIQFSEDRFCNPFMNNIVLGQLFGDNAADIKSRFFHTENGFDYVFLPEFDTQRKIETWFTHHPAVHGEPNLKESLFQLLSNVLLLKQSSGDGVFYHPRFDLQKTASFQALPYEQQQKLTELYNDYFFRRQDAFWRKESLKKLPQLKAATNMLVCGEDLGLVPSSVPEVMKELGILSLEIQRMPKQPGIRFFDPAKAPYLSVVSPSTHDMSTIRGWWEEDSAVTQDFYTHTLHLQGEAPVSCEGWINREIVKQHLSSPAMWSIFQLQDLLGMDEQFRREHPAEERINIPANPQHYWRYRMHLPLSALLANTSFTALLKEMIMNSGR
- a CDS encoding GNAT family N-acetyltransferase, which produces MNNVLIRPVEATDNASLAKIIRSAFFDFGAPTKGTVFEDPTTDDLFGLFAGAGAVLWVAATPETLLGCCGIYPTKGLPEGYVEVVKFYLSATARGRGIGRLLLAKSLESAAALHYRGVYLESLPQFDTAVGMYERLGFKRLEHPLGCSGHTGCTIWMAKEL